In Streptomyces sp. NBC_01707, a genomic segment contains:
- a CDS encoding LLM class F420-dependent oxidoreductase translates to MPILPAGRLSYGMQLPVQSQSTIYTEAWEASAGPGDLAEIARTADRTGFAYLASCDHVAIPRRLAEVMSTVWYDPVATLAFLAGITERVLLMSHVAVVGLRHPLATAKQYATLDHLSGGRLILGVGAGHVREEFEALGADFDGRGGVLDETIDALKAALGPEEYPEFAGERFSFSGLGQRPRPAQERVPVWVGGSSPAALRRAALRGDGWLPQGDPRDRLPQQIAGVRALREEAGIEEPLVVGAITEPLYVGEPAWSVGRRTLSGKPEAMAESLRAYGAMGVHQIQVRFRSRSRGELTDQMAAFAADVAPYLDQQ, encoded by the coding sequence GTGCCGATACTGCCCGCCGGGCGACTGTCGTACGGGATGCAGCTCCCGGTCCAGTCGCAGAGCACCATCTATACGGAAGCGTGGGAGGCCTCGGCCGGGCCCGGTGATCTCGCCGAGATCGCCCGCACCGCCGACCGCACCGGCTTCGCCTATCTGGCGAGCTGCGACCATGTCGCGATTCCTCGGCGGCTCGCCGAGGTCATGAGCACCGTCTGGTACGACCCGGTGGCCACCCTCGCCTTCCTCGCGGGGATCACCGAACGCGTTCTGCTGATGAGCCATGTCGCCGTCGTCGGGCTGCGTCACCCACTCGCCACCGCCAAGCAGTACGCCACCCTCGACCACCTGTCCGGCGGCCGGCTGATCCTCGGGGTCGGGGCCGGGCATGTGCGGGAGGAGTTCGAGGCGCTCGGGGCGGATTTCGACGGTCGCGGCGGCGTGCTCGACGAGACGATCGACGCGCTGAAGGCCGCGCTCGGGCCGGAGGAGTACCCGGAGTTCGCCGGGGAACGGTTCTCGTTCAGCGGGCTGGGGCAGCGGCCGCGGCCCGCGCAGGAGCGGGTGCCCGTCTGGGTGGGCGGTTCCTCGCCCGCCGCCCTGCGCCGGGCCGCGCTGCGCGGGGACGGGTGGCTGCCGCAGGGCGACCCCAGGGACCGGCTGCCGCAGCAGATCGCCGGAGTCCGGGCGCTGCGGGAGGAGGCCGGTATCGAGGAGCCGCTGGTCGTCGGTGCCATCACCGAGCCGCTGTACGTGGGGGAGCCGGCGTGGTCCGTGGGGCGGCGCACGCTCAGCGGGAAGCCGGAGGCCATGGCCGAGTCGCTGCGCGCGTACGGGGCGATGGGTGTGCACCAGATCCAGGTGCGGTTCCGCAGTCGCAGTCGTGGCGAACTGACCGATCAGATGGCGGCGTTCGCCGCCGATGTCGCTCCGTACCTCGACCAGCAGTAA
- a CDS encoding acetyl-CoA C-acetyltransferase: MIPLALPQPRRVAVIGGSRIPFARSDGPYAHSSNQEMLTAALNGLVERFGLQGQQVGEFVAGAVLKHSRDFNLARETVLGSALDPRTPAYDIQQACGTGLQAVIAAADKIMLGAVDSAIAGGTDTTSDAPLGVNDQLRRLLLAARRARSTGGRIKALTGIRPRHLVPDIPRNAEPRTGLSMGEHAAITARQWDIGRAEQDLLAATSHQRLAAAYERGFLHDLVVPHLGLARDQNLRPGSTVEKLATLEPVFGADHPDATMTAGNSTPLTDGAATVLLASDEWAEAHGLEPLAYLSLYETAAVDHVGGDDGLLMAPAYAVPRMLERAGLTVEDFDLVEIHEAFASQVLATLAAWEKQGLAPVDRDRLNVAGSSLATGHPFAATGARIVATLAALLAEREGPGRGLISICAAGGQGVTAILERP, encoded by the coding sequence ATGATCCCCCTTGCTCTCCCGCAGCCGCGCCGGGTCGCGGTCATCGGCGGCAGCCGGATCCCGTTCGCGCGCTCCGACGGCCCGTACGCACACTCCTCCAACCAGGAGATGCTCACCGCCGCACTGAACGGTCTGGTCGAACGGTTCGGGCTTCAGGGGCAGCAGGTCGGCGAGTTCGTCGCAGGCGCCGTCCTCAAGCACAGCCGGGACTTCAACCTCGCTCGCGAGACCGTCCTCGGCTCGGCGCTCGACCCGCGCACCCCCGCGTACGACATCCAACAGGCCTGCGGCACGGGGCTCCAGGCCGTGATCGCCGCCGCCGACAAGATCATGCTCGGCGCGGTCGACTCCGCGATCGCGGGCGGCACGGACACCACGAGCGACGCACCGCTCGGCGTCAACGACCAACTGCGCAGACTGCTGCTGGCGGCCCGGCGGGCAAGGTCGACCGGCGGACGGATCAAGGCACTTACGGGGATACGGCCCCGGCATCTCGTCCCCGACATACCGCGGAACGCCGAACCCCGCACCGGGCTCTCGATGGGCGAACACGCGGCGATCACCGCCCGGCAGTGGGACATCGGCCGCGCCGAGCAGGACCTCCTCGCCGCCACCAGTCATCAGCGGCTCGCCGCCGCGTACGAACGCGGCTTCCTGCACGACCTCGTCGTCCCCCACCTCGGCCTGGCCCGCGACCAGAACCTCCGCCCCGGCTCCACCGTGGAGAAACTCGCCACCCTCGAGCCGGTGTTCGGCGCCGACCACCCCGACGCGACGATGACCGCGGGCAACTCGACCCCGCTCACCGACGGCGCCGCCACCGTGCTGCTGGCGAGCGACGAGTGGGCCGAGGCGCACGGCCTGGAGCCACTGGCGTATCTCTCGCTGTACGAGACCGCCGCCGTCGACCATGTGGGCGGCGATGACGGGCTGTTGATGGCTCCCGCGTACGCCGTACCGCGGATGCTGGAGCGCGCCGGGCTCACCGTCGAGGACTTCGACCTCGTCGAGATCCACGAGGCCTTCGCCTCCCAGGTGCTCGCCACCCTGGCCGCCTGGGAGAAGCAGGGGCTCGCCCCGGTCGACCGGGACAGGCTCAATGTGGCCGGATCGTCGCTCGCCACCGGGCATCCGTTCGCCGCGACCGGGGCGCGGATCGTCGCCACCCTCGCCGCACTGCTCGCCGAGCGGGAAGGCCCGGGCCGCGGGCTGATCTCGATCTGCGCCGCGGGCGGCCAGGGGGTCACCGCGATCCTGGAACGCCCCTGA
- a CDS encoding long-chain fatty acid--CoA ligase: MSTSPSAPAPAATPAPPAPVEPTKVRAPDGSVRQVSVPPIAPPVRHGSLAEIPFDNAHEAPGDAVLSRKQPDGNWQDVTAEQFAGEVLAVAKGLIAEGLRAGDRIAIMARTTYEWTLLDFAGWAAGLVTVPIYPTSSAFQARWILQDSGAVACAVETAEEGRLISQERKQLGDLAHLWQFDTGALGRLKTLGRDVPDDAVAARRAALEPETPATLIYTSGTTGRPKGCVLTHGNFFAEVDNAIELLHPVFKSVSKEPASTLLFLPLSHVFGRMVAIGCLRARVRLGHAPSIRTEDLLADLAGFRPSFLLAIPYVLEKVYNTGRATAEKMGRASSFDRAARIAQRYGQAVEAAEHGTGPGPGWGLRAARALYDPLVYRRIRAALGGHVRYAICGGSPLGRRLAAFYAGAGIEIFEGYGLTETTAAATVTPPLKPRLGTVGWPLPGTAVRIAEDGEVLLSGGQVFRGYWDTERGTPVPALDGGWFATGDLGALDEDGYLTITGRKKEIIMTTGGKNVAPAPLEDWLRAHPLVGQCMVVGDNRPFITALITLEPDGLLHWRQMRKKQDVPIRDLVADQELRGALQRAVDEANRLVSRAESIRKFVVLPVDFTEEGGHLTPSLKLKRDAILRDFEAEIEELYRR; encoded by the coding sequence GTGTCCACGTCACCCTCTGCCCCCGCACCTGCCGCGACGCCCGCCCCACCCGCTCCGGTCGAGCCGACGAAGGTCAGGGCGCCGGACGGATCGGTACGGCAGGTCTCCGTACCGCCGATCGCGCCGCCCGTCCGGCACGGATCGCTGGCCGAGATCCCCTTCGACAACGCCCACGAGGCCCCGGGCGACGCCGTCCTCAGCCGCAAGCAGCCGGACGGCAACTGGCAGGACGTGACGGCCGAACAGTTCGCCGGCGAGGTGCTCGCCGTCGCCAAGGGACTGATCGCGGAGGGCCTGCGGGCCGGCGACCGGATCGCGATCATGGCCCGTACGACGTACGAGTGGACGTTGCTCGACTTCGCGGGCTGGGCCGCCGGACTCGTCACCGTCCCCATCTACCCCACGTCGTCCGCCTTCCAGGCCCGCTGGATCCTCCAGGACTCGGGCGCCGTCGCCTGCGCCGTGGAGACGGCTGAGGAAGGCCGGCTGATCAGCCAGGAACGCAAACAGCTCGGCGATCTCGCCCACCTGTGGCAGTTCGACACCGGCGCACTCGGCCGGCTGAAGACGCTCGGCAGGGACGTCCCCGACGACGCGGTCGCCGCCCGCCGGGCGGCCCTGGAACCGGAGACACCCGCCACCCTCATCTACACCTCGGGCACAACCGGACGCCCCAAGGGCTGCGTCCTGACCCACGGCAACTTCTTCGCCGAGGTCGACAACGCCATCGAACTCCTCCACCCCGTCTTCAAATCGGTCAGCAAGGAACCGGCCTCGACCCTTCTCTTCCTGCCGCTGTCGCACGTCTTCGGGCGGATGGTCGCGATCGGCTGTCTGCGCGCCCGGGTCCGGCTCGGCCACGCCCCGTCCATCCGGACCGAGGACCTCCTCGCCGACCTGGCGGGCTTCCGGCCCTCGTTCCTGCTGGCCATCCCGTACGTACTGGAGAAGGTCTACAACACCGGCCGGGCGACCGCCGAGAAGATGGGCCGCGCCTCGTCGTTCGACCGCGCCGCGAGGATCGCCCAGCGGTACGGACAGGCCGTCGAGGCCGCCGAGCACGGCACCGGTCCCGGGCCGGGCTGGGGCCTGCGGGCCGCCCGGGCCCTGTACGACCCGTTGGTCTACCGCCGCATCAGGGCGGCCCTCGGCGGACACGTCCGGTACGCGATCTGCGGTGGCTCCCCGCTGGGCCGCCGACTCGCAGCTTTCTACGCGGGCGCGGGCATCGAGATCTTCGAGGGGTACGGCCTGACGGAGACCACGGCCGCCGCCACCGTCACCCCACCGCTCAAACCGCGCCTCGGCACGGTCGGCTGGCCGCTGCCGGGCACCGCCGTGCGGATCGCGGAGGACGGTGAGGTGCTGCTCAGCGGCGGCCAGGTGTTCCGCGGCTACTGGGACACCGAACGCGGCACGCCCGTCCCCGCACTGGACGGCGGGTGGTTCGCCACCGGCGACCTGGGCGCCCTCGACGAGGACGGCTACCTCACCATCACCGGTCGCAAGAAGGAAATCATCATGACGACGGGCGGCAAGAACGTCGCCCCGGCGCCGCTGGAGGACTGGCTGCGCGCGCACCCGCTGGTCGGCCAGTGCATGGTGGTCGGCGACAACCGCCCGTTCATCACCGCCCTGATCACCCTGGAGCCGGACGGGCTCCTGCACTGGCGGCAGATGCGCAAGAAGCAGGACGTGCCGATCCGGGACCTGGTGGCGGACCAGGAGCTGCGCGGCGCGCTCCAGCGCGCGGTCGACGAGGCCAACCGCCTGGTCTCGCGCGCCGAGTCGATCCGCAAATTCGTCGTGCTGCCGGTGGACTTCACGGAGGAGGGCGGACATCTGACGCCCTCGCTGAAACTGAAGCGGGACGCGATCCTGCGGGACTTCGAGGCGGAGATCGAGGAGCTGTACCGGAGGTAG
- a CDS encoding SDR family NAD(P)-dependent oxidoreductase translates to MGKLDGRTVLISGAARGQGEQEARLFVAEGARVVIADVLDDQGEALAKELGEGVARFVHLDVSREEEWQRAVATAKDAFGRIDGLVNNAGILRFNELVSTPLEEFRQVVQVNQVGAFLGIKNVAPEIEAAGGGTIVNTASYTGLTGMAFVGAYAATKHAVLGLTRVAAVELAAKGIRVNAVCPGAVDTAMTNPAALDPAADPEESREAVAGLYKKLVPLGRIGQPEEVAALALFLTSDDSSYITGQPFVIDGGWLAGVSLF, encoded by the coding sequence ATGGGCAAGCTGGATGGGCGCACCGTTCTCATCAGCGGCGCGGCGCGCGGGCAGGGTGAGCAGGAGGCGCGGCTCTTCGTCGCCGAGGGCGCGCGGGTGGTGATCGCCGATGTGCTCGACGACCAGGGGGAGGCCCTGGCGAAGGAGCTGGGGGAGGGGGTCGCCCGGTTCGTGCATCTCGATGTGAGCCGGGAGGAGGAGTGGCAGCGCGCCGTGGCCACCGCCAAGGACGCCTTCGGGAGGATCGACGGGCTGGTCAACAACGCCGGGATCCTGCGGTTCAACGAGCTGGTGTCGACGCCTCTGGAGGAGTTTCGGCAGGTCGTGCAGGTCAACCAGGTCGGCGCGTTCCTGGGGATCAAGAACGTCGCCCCCGAGATAGAGGCCGCGGGTGGCGGGACCATCGTCAACACCGCCTCGTACACGGGGCTCACCGGGATGGCCTTCGTGGGGGCGTACGCGGCGACCAAGCATGCCGTGCTGGGGCTGACCAGGGTCGCGGCGGTCGAGCTCGCGGCGAAGGGGATACGGGTCAACGCGGTCTGCCCCGGGGCCGTGGACACCGCGATGACCAATCCGGCCGCGCTGGATCCGGCCGCGGACCCGGAGGAGTCAAGGGAGGCGGTGGCCGGGCTCTACAAGAAGCTCGTGCCGCTCGGGCGGATCGGACAACCGGAGGAGGTGGCGGCCCTCGCGCTCTTCCTGACCTCGGACGACTCCTCGTACATCACCGGTCAGCCGTTCGTCATCGACGGCGGGTGGCTGGCGGGCGTCAGTCTTTTCTGA
- a CDS encoding 3-oxoacyl-ACP reductase yields the protein MADRYLHFTGTAPGRFLTRKLGLPQPARLRRWSLETQSLDGPLLHLTAGDSAVVRELGAVLAATGLTVVRSAEATSRPAGIVVDATAVATAAGLGDVHAALHPVVRSLAPGGRIVIVGVRPSADDHHQAAAQQALEGFVRSLGKEIGRGATVQLLRIEPGAAASAESTLRFLLSPRSAYVSGQVVELTGAAPDPAADPAAPLAGRTALVTGAARGIGASVASVLARDGAQVICLDIPQSRDELARTADRIGASALPLDVTADDAAERIAAAVPDGLDILVHNAGITRDRRLANMPADRWTQVVEVNLDSVLRTTDALLDAGTINRGGRIVATASIAGIAGNTGQTNYAASKAGIIGLVRSLAPRAAADHGVTVNAVAPGFIETKMTAAVPLFIREAGRRMNSLAQGGLPVDVAETTAWFAQPASAAVNGQIVRVCGQSLLGA from the coding sequence ATGGCCGACCGCTATCTGCACTTCACCGGCACAGCACCCGGCCGATTTCTGACCCGGAAGCTCGGCCTGCCGCAGCCGGCGCGGCTGCGTCGCTGGTCGCTCGAGACGCAGTCGCTGGACGGCCCGCTGCTGCACCTCACGGCGGGCGACTCAGCCGTTGTGCGGGAGCTGGGTGCGGTCCTGGCCGCGACCGGCCTCACGGTGGTCCGGAGCGCCGAAGCGACATCCCGCCCTGCGGGGATCGTGGTGGATGCGACGGCAGTTGCCACCGCCGCCGGACTCGGCGACGTGCACGCGGCACTGCACCCTGTCGTACGTTCGCTGGCACCGGGCGGCCGGATCGTGATCGTCGGGGTGCGGCCGTCGGCCGACGACCACCATCAGGCGGCTGCCCAGCAGGCTCTTGAGGGGTTCGTGCGCTCGCTCGGCAAGGAGATCGGCAGGGGCGCCACCGTCCAGCTGCTCCGGATCGAACCGGGTGCGGCCGCCTCGGCGGAGTCCACCCTTCGGTTCCTGCTCTCGCCCCGGTCCGCGTACGTCAGCGGCCAGGTCGTCGAACTCACCGGCGCCGCGCCCGATCCGGCCGCCGACCCGGCCGCACCGCTCGCCGGACGCACCGCGCTGGTCACCGGCGCTGCCCGCGGCATCGGCGCCTCGGTCGCGTCGGTCCTGGCACGGGACGGAGCGCAGGTCATCTGCCTCGACATCCCGCAGTCCCGGGACGAGTTGGCGCGCACCGCCGACCGGATCGGCGCGTCGGCGCTGCCGCTCGACGTCACCGCGGACGACGCCGCCGAGCGGATCGCCGCCGCGGTCCCCGACGGCCTGGACATTCTCGTCCACAACGCGGGCATCACCCGGGACCGGCGGCTCGCCAACATGCCCGCCGACCGCTGGACCCAGGTCGTCGAGGTCAACCTCGACAGTGTGCTGCGCACCACGGACGCGCTGCTCGATGCGGGCACCATCAACCGGGGCGGCCGGATCGTCGCCACCGCGTCCATCGCCGGCATCGCGGGCAACACCGGTCAGACGAACTACGCGGCCAGCAAGGCGGGCATCATCGGGCTGGTCCGCTCCCTGGCCCCGCGCGCCGCCGCCGACCACGGCGTCACGGTCAACGCGGTCGCCCCCGGCTTCATCGAGACCAAGATGACCGCCGCCGTCCCCCTCTTCATCCGGGAGGCGGGCCGCCGGATGAACTCCCTCGCGCAGGGCGGACTTCCGGTCGATGTGGCGGAGACGACCGCGTGGTTCGCCCAGCCCGCTTCGGCGGCCGTGAACGGCCAGATCGTGCGGGTCTGCGGCCAGAGCCTGCTCGGGGCGTGA
- a CDS encoding amidohydrolase family protein, translating into MLDHLIRGATVVDGTGAPSYIADLGVRDGRIAVIAEPGTLTEEAVTSEDATGFVLAPGFVDPHTHYDAQLFWDPYATPSMNHGVTTVAGGNCGFTLAPLHPDRPDDADYTRRMMSKVEGMALKALEEGVDWSWSTFREYLDALEGRIAVNAGFMVGHCALRRHVMGADAVGGQPGPAQLDAMLRLLHDAMDAGAWGLSTTQSATHSDGDGKPVASRHALPEELLALSRAVGEHEGTQLEAIVAGCLDQFSDDEIDLLVDMTAAAGRPLNWNVLTVDAAVPERVPRQLVPSELARRAGGRIVALTMPILTPMNMSLGTFCALNLIPGWGEILSLPVPERIERLRDNAVRAEMLRRADSKEAGVFRRLADFGRYVIGDTYSAANEGLSGRVVRDIAAERGQDPFHCLVEICAADELRTVLWPMPTDNDPDSWALRQRTWQHEDVLLGGSDAGAHLDRMCGAPYTTRFLGDCLRGRKLVPLEQAVKMLTDDPAQLFGLRDRGRIQEGFHADLVLFDPERIDAGPATLVHDLPGDSPRLDSKAIGIVSVRVNGVETLRDDKVTGAVPGTVLRSGRDTRTVSTR; encoded by the coding sequence ATGCTCGACCACCTCATCCGCGGAGCGACCGTCGTGGACGGCACCGGTGCTCCCTCGTACATTGCCGACCTCGGTGTCCGCGACGGCCGCATCGCCGTCATCGCCGAGCCCGGCACCCTCACCGAGGAGGCCGTGACCTCGGAGGACGCCACCGGATTCGTGCTCGCCCCCGGCTTCGTCGACCCCCACACCCACTACGACGCCCAGCTCTTCTGGGACCCGTACGCCACGCCGTCCATGAACCACGGCGTCACCACCGTCGCCGGTGGCAACTGCGGGTTCACCCTCGCCCCGCTCCACCCGGACCGGCCCGACGACGCCGACTACACCCGCCGCATGATGTCCAAGGTCGAAGGGATGGCCCTCAAGGCCCTGGAGGAGGGCGTCGACTGGTCCTGGTCCACCTTCCGCGAGTACCTCGACGCCCTCGAAGGGCGGATCGCCGTCAACGCCGGGTTCATGGTCGGCCACTGCGCCCTGCGCCGGCACGTCATGGGCGCCGACGCGGTCGGCGGACAGCCCGGACCCGCCCAGCTCGACGCCATGCTGAGGCTCCTCCACGACGCCATGGACGCCGGTGCCTGGGGGCTCTCCACCACTCAGTCCGCCACGCACTCCGACGGCGACGGCAAGCCCGTGGCCTCCCGGCACGCACTGCCCGAAGAGCTCCTCGCTCTCTCCCGCGCCGTCGGCGAACACGAGGGCACCCAGCTCGAAGCGATCGTCGCGGGCTGCCTCGACCAGTTCTCCGACGACGAGATCGACCTCCTCGTCGACATGACCGCCGCCGCCGGCCGCCCCCTCAACTGGAACGTCCTGACCGTCGACGCCGCCGTCCCCGAACGCGTACCGCGCCAGCTGGTCCCCAGCGAACTCGCCCGTCGGGCGGGCGGCCGGATCGTCGCCCTCACCATGCCGATCCTCACCCCCATGAACATGTCGCTCGGCACCTTCTGCGCCCTCAACCTCATCCCCGGCTGGGGCGAGATCCTCTCCCTCCCCGTCCCCGAACGGATCGAGCGGCTCCGCGACAACGCCGTCCGCGCCGAGATGCTGCGCCGTGCCGACAGCAAGGAGGCAGGCGTCTTCCGGCGTCTCGCCGACTTCGGCAGGTACGTCATCGGCGACACGTACAGCGCGGCGAACGAGGGCCTCAGCGGGCGCGTCGTACGCGACATCGCCGCCGAGCGCGGCCAGGACCCGTTCCACTGCCTCGTCGAGATCTGCGCCGCCGACGAGCTGCGTACGGTGCTGTGGCCCATGCCCACCGACAACGACCCGGACTCCTGGGCGCTGCGGCAGCGGACCTGGCAGCACGAGGACGTCCTGCTCGGCGGTTCCGACGCGGGCGCCCATCTGGACCGGATGTGTGGCGCCCCGTACACCACCCGCTTCCTCGGTGACTGCCTGCGCGGCCGGAAACTCGTCCCCCTCGAACAGGCCGTCAAGATGCTCACCGACGACCCCGCCCAGCTCTTCGGGCTGCGCGACCGGGGCAGGATCCAGGAAGGCTTCCACGCCGACCTCGTGCTCTTCGACCCCGAGCGCATCGACGCCGGGCCCGCCACCCTCGTCCACGATCTGCCCGGCGACAGCCCACGCCTCGACTCCAAGGCCATCGGCATCGTGTCGGTCCGCGTCAACGGCGTCGAGACGCTGCGCGACGACAAGGTGACCGGCGCGGTCCCCGGTACCGTGCTCCGCTCCGGCCGCGACACCCGGACGGTGAGCACCCGATGA
- a CDS encoding class I SAM-dependent methyltransferase, which translates to MDRNIRTIDDVLKLMDGLFAPEADRWTTDGAGWWDGFYGDRSKPVPFFVAKPDENLVSYLDRSLITPGRALDLGCGPGRNALHLASLGFQVDAVDLSPAAISWAEERAREAGADIRFRCGDAFALTEAESDGPYDLIHDSGCFHHLPPHRRISYLALLDRVLAPGGHLALTCFAAGRMGSELPDAEFYRGSGLHGGLAYTPESLRRIFSDLTEVELRRMHDEPPESPYFGESFLWTALFRRDARTPPGGSATQ; encoded by the coding sequence ATGGACCGGAACATACGCACGATCGACGACGTCCTGAAGCTGATGGACGGCCTGTTCGCGCCGGAGGCCGATCGCTGGACGACGGACGGGGCCGGCTGGTGGGACGGGTTCTACGGCGACCGCTCGAAGCCGGTGCCGTTCTTCGTGGCGAAACCGGACGAGAACCTGGTCTCGTACCTCGACCGATCCTTGATCACGCCGGGTCGGGCGCTCGACCTCGGGTGCGGCCCGGGCCGTAACGCTCTCCATCTCGCCTCCCTGGGTTTCCAGGTGGACGCCGTCGACCTCTCCCCGGCCGCCATCTCCTGGGCCGAGGAGCGCGCTCGTGAGGCAGGGGCCGACATCCGGTTCCGTTGCGGTGACGCCTTCGCCCTCACCGAGGCCGAGTCGGACGGCCCGTACGACCTGATCCACGACTCCGGCTGCTTCCACCACCTGCCGCCGCACCGCCGCATCAGCTACCTGGCCCTGCTGGACCGCGTCCTCGCCCCCGGCGGCCACCTCGCGCTCACCTGCTTCGCAGCCGGAAGGATGGGCTCCGAACTCCCCGACGCGGAGTTCTACCGCGGGTCCGGCCTGCACGGCGGGCTCGCCTACACGCCGGAGTCCCTGCGCCGGATCTTCTCCGACCTGACGGAGGTCGAACTGCGCCGTATGCACGACGAGCCGCCCGAGTCCCCGTACTTCGGTGAGTCGTTCCTATGGACGGCCCTGTTCCGCCGTGACGCGCGGACGCCGCCCGGCGGATCAGCCACGCAGTGA
- a CDS encoding VOC family protein translates to MSTRWTVTLDCAHPARLAEFWALALGYVPKPPPAGFGSWEEWFAHHGVPEEEWDDGAYLSDPEGVGPTLSFLKVPEPKVAKNRMHLDVQAGGGRETPWEVRWPRVTEAVTRLTAAGATVVREYEMDGRPDHVEMADPEGNEFCVV, encoded by the coding sequence ATGTCGACCAGGTGGACCGTGACGCTCGACTGTGCGCATCCGGCCAGGCTGGCGGAGTTCTGGGCGCTCGCCCTCGGCTACGTGCCGAAGCCTCCGCCCGCCGGTTTCGGGAGCTGGGAGGAGTGGTTCGCCCACCACGGCGTCCCGGAGGAGGAGTGGGACGACGGCGCGTACCTGAGCGATCCGGAGGGGGTGGGGCCGACGCTGTCCTTCCTCAAGGTGCCGGAGCCGAAGGTGGCGAAGAACCGCATGCACCTGGACGTACAGGCCGGTGGCGGCCGCGAGACGCCGTGGGAGGTGCGGTGGCCGCGCGTGACCGAGGCGGTCACCCGCCTGACCGCCGCCGGCGCGACCGTGGTGCGCGAGTACGAGATGGACGGCCGGCCCGATCACGTGGAGATGGCCGACCCGGAGGGCAACGAGTTCTGCGTGGTCTGA
- a CDS encoding LLM class flavin-dependent oxidoreductase, with translation MEFGLFVQGYVPAARAEVDPEAEHKALIEETEYVIQADKSGFKYAWASEHHFLEEYSHLSANDVYLGYLAHATERIHLGSGIFNPLAPVNHPVKVAEKVAMLDHLSEGRFEFGSGRGAGSHEILGFMPGITDMNHTKELWEETIAEFPKMWLQDEYVGFQGKHWSLPPRKILPKPYGKSHPAMWYAAGSPSSYAMAARKGLGVLGFSVQKVSDMEWVVDSYKTAVKDAEPVGGFVNDNVMVTSTAICAETHAKAVEIAVGGGLNYLQSLLFRYHDTFPRPEGIPEWPELLPEYSEEIIELLIAEELMICGDPDEVLRQCRRWEQAGADQLSFGLPIGISREDTMNSIRLIGEHVIPKIDTDPVHRTTRFRTAA, from the coding sequence TTGGAATTCGGGCTGTTTGTACAGGGGTACGTACCCGCCGCGCGCGCCGAGGTCGACCCCGAGGCGGAGCACAAGGCGCTGATCGAGGAGACCGAGTACGTCATCCAGGCGGACAAGTCCGGCTTCAAGTACGCCTGGGCCTCGGAGCACCACTTCCTGGAGGAGTACTCGCATCTCTCGGCCAACGACGTGTACCTGGGGTACCTCGCGCACGCCACCGAACGGATCCACCTCGGCTCCGGCATCTTCAACCCCCTCGCCCCCGTCAACCACCCCGTGAAGGTGGCCGAGAAGGTCGCCATGCTCGACCATCTGTCGGAGGGGAGATTCGAGTTCGGCTCGGGGCGCGGGGCCGGCAGCCACGAGATCCTCGGGTTCATGCCGGGCATCACCGACATGAACCACACCAAGGAACTCTGGGAAGAGACCATCGCCGAGTTCCCCAAGATGTGGCTCCAGGACGAGTACGTCGGCTTCCAGGGCAAGCACTGGTCGCTGCCGCCCCGCAAGATCCTGCCGAAGCCGTACGGGAAGTCGCACCCGGCGATGTGGTACGCGGCCGGGTCGCCGTCCTCGTACGCCATGGCCGCCAGGAAGGGGCTCGGCGTGCTGGGGTTCAGCGTGCAGAAGGTCTCCGACATGGAGTGGGTCGTCGATTCGTACAAGACGGCCGTCAAGGACGCGGAGCCGGTCGGCGGCTTCGTCAACGACAACGTCATGGTGACGTCGACGGCCATATGCGCCGAGACGCACGCCAAGGCCGTCGAGATCGCGGTCGGCGGCGGGCTGAACTACCTGCAGTCGCTGCTGTTCCGCTACCACGACACGTTCCCGAGGCCCGAAGGCATTCCGGAGTGGCCGGAGCTGCTGCCCGAGTACAGCGAGGAGATCATCGAGCTGCTGATCGCCGAGGAGCTGATGATCTGCGGTGATCCGGACGAGGTGCTGCGGCAGTGCCGGCGGTGGGAGCAGGCGGGGGCGGATCAGCTGAGCTTCGGGCTGCCGATCGGGATCAGCCGCGAGGACACGATGAACTCGATCCGGCTGATCGGTGAACATGTGATTCCGAAGATCGATACGGATCCGGTGCACCGGACGACGCGGTTCCGCACGGCGGCGTAG